A single genomic interval of Devosia oryziradicis harbors:
- the rlmB gene encoding 23S rRNA (guanosine(2251)-2'-O)-methyltransferase RlmB, with protein sequence MSFNKFPPKPKYDPDTGPVYLYGLHTVRAALDNKNRIKKVLLATPNALMRLKETGEIGKVQVQETTPKELDRLLGADAVHQGAALEVDPVSRFGLDDIKPLKLVVVLDQITDPHNVGAILRTACAFGADAVITTARHSPRETGVMAKSASGALDLVPMIEVRNLGDALEKLKSRGMLVLGFDSESEHQLKPRSGDQPLAIVMGAEGKGLRQRTRELCDEMVKLDMPGPIKSLNVSNAAAIALFAATAGRS encoded by the coding sequence ATGAGCTTCAACAAGTTTCCGCCCAAGCCGAAATACGATCCCGATACCGGGCCGGTCTATCTCTATGGCCTGCATACGGTACGCGCCGCGCTGGACAACAAGAACCGCATCAAGAAAGTGTTGCTGGCCACGCCAAACGCGCTGATGCGGCTCAAGGAAACCGGCGAAATCGGCAAGGTACAGGTCCAGGAGACCACGCCCAAGGAGCTCGACCGGCTGCTGGGTGCCGACGCCGTGCACCAGGGTGCAGCCCTCGAGGTCGATCCGGTCAGCCGCTTCGGGCTCGATGACATCAAGCCGCTGAAGCTCGTCGTGGTGCTCGACCAGATAACCGACCCGCACAATGTCGGCGCGATCCTGCGCACTGCCTGCGCCTTCGGCGCCGATGCCGTCATCACCACCGCCCGCCACTCGCCCCGCGAGACCGGCGTCATGGCCAAATCGGCCTCCGGCGCGCTGGACCTGGTGCCGATGATCGAGGTGCGCAACCTCGGTGATGCACTGGAAAAGCTCAAGTCCCGCGGCATGTTAGTACTGGGCTTTGATTCTGAATCGGAACATCAGCTCAAGCCGCGCTCGGGCGATCAACCTCTGGCCATCGTCATGGGTGCCGAGGGCAAGGGCCTGCGCCAGCGCACCCGCGAACTCTGCGACGAGATGGTCAAGCTCGACATGCCCGGGCCGATCAAATCGCTGAACGTTTCCAACGCCGCCGCCATCGCGCTGTTCGCGGCCACCGCAGGACGATCCTGA
- a CDS encoding AAA family ATPase: MIERADNLFIVTGAPGAGKTTLLNAASAAGMAVGQEAARAVIQSQAAIDGPAVQWRNPAMFAELMLDRDIQSWQALRTVVGSVLCDRGIPDLVAYGRMLKLPQAEHFARASMLYRYNATVFFAPPWREIYADDAERTEGWEHAQRIYDPMRDVYVELGYHIVELPKADVAERLAFVREVIAHA; the protein is encoded by the coding sequence GTGATCGAGCGCGCCGACAATCTGTTTATCGTGACCGGCGCGCCAGGCGCCGGCAAGACGACCCTGCTCAATGCTGCATCGGCTGCTGGGATGGCCGTCGGCCAGGAGGCGGCGCGGGCCGTGATCCAGTCGCAGGCCGCTATTGATGGTCCTGCGGTGCAATGGCGCAACCCGGCCATGTTTGCCGAGTTGATGCTCGATCGGGATATCCAGAGCTGGCAGGCGCTGCGGACTGTGGTTGGTTCGGTACTGTGCGACCGGGGCATTCCCGACCTGGTGGCCTATGGCCGCATGCTCAAGCTGCCCCAGGCGGAGCATTTCGCCAGGGCCTCCATGCTCTACCGTTACAATGCCACTGTCTTCTTTGCGCCGCCCTGGCGGGAAATCTATGCCGACGACGCCGAGCGGACCGAGGGCTGGGAACACGCCCAGCGCATTTATGACCCTATGCGTGATGTCTATGTGGAACTGGGCTACCACATCGTCGAACTGCCCAAGGCTGATGTCGCCGAACGGCTGGCCTTCGTGAGGGAAGTCATCGCCCATGCCTGA
- the xylF gene encoding D-xylose ABC transporter substrate-binding protein, which produces MNKFLAVLLCSTVITGTAGIAAFAQDGITVGVSWNNFQEERWKTDEAAIKAVLDAAGATYISADAQSSASKQLTDIESLISQGADAIIVLAQDSEAVGPAVAAAVAEGIPVIGYDRLIENPDAFYLTFDNKEVGRLQAAGVAAVQPEGNYVFIKGNSADPNADFLFEGQMEVLQAGIDAGKIVNVGEAYTDNWNPEVAQANMEQFLTANNNEVDAVVASNDGTAGGAIAALAAQGLAGSVPVSGQDGDHAALNRIALGTQTVSVWKDARELGKKAAEVALELAGGKALSEVTGVVPFAGGPKGVAMNAFFIAPVAITKDNLDVVIDAGWVTKDVVCAGVAAGSVAACN; this is translated from the coding sequence ATGAACAAGTTTCTAGCGGTCTTGCTTTGCTCGACCGTCATTACCGGCACGGCCGGTATCGCCGCCTTTGCGCAGGACGGCATCACCGTCGGCGTGTCGTGGAACAACTTCCAGGAAGAACGCTGGAAGACCGACGAAGCCGCCATCAAGGCCGTGCTGGACGCCGCCGGTGCGACCTATATCTCGGCTGACGCCCAGTCTTCGGCCTCCAAGCAGCTGACGGACATCGAAAGCCTGATCTCGCAGGGCGCCGATGCCATCATCGTGCTGGCCCAGGACAGCGAAGCTGTCGGTCCCGCCGTTGCTGCGGCTGTCGCCGAAGGCATTCCGGTCATCGGCTATGATCGCCTGATCGAAAATCCAGATGCGTTCTACCTGACCTTCGACAACAAGGAAGTCGGTCGTCTCCAGGCTGCCGGCGTCGCCGCCGTCCAGCCCGAAGGCAACTATGTCTTCATCAAGGGCAACTCGGCCGATCCGAACGCCGACTTCCTGTTCGAAGGCCAGATGGAAGTGCTGCAGGCCGGCATCGATGCGGGCAAGATCGTCAACGTCGGCGAAGCCTATACCGATAACTGGAACCCGGAAGTCGCCCAGGCGAACATGGAACAGTTCCTGACCGCCAACAACAACGAAGTCGACGCCGTTGTCGCTTCGAACGACGGCACTGCCGGCGGCGCGATTGCTGCGCTGGCTGCGCAGGGCCTGGCAGGCTCGGTGCCGGTGTCGGGCCAGGACGGCGACCATGCCGCCCTCAACCGCATTGCCCTGGGCACCCAGACCGTGTCGGTCTGGAAGGACGCCCGCGAACTGGGCAAGAAGGCCGCCGAAGTGGCCCTGGAACTGGCAGGTGGCAAGGCGCTGAGCGAAGTCACCGGCGTCGTGCCTTTCGCCGGTGGCCCGAAGGGCGTGGCAATGAATGCCTTCTTCATCGCCCCCGTCGCCATCACCAAGGATAACCTCGACGTCGTCATCGACGCCGGCTGGGTTACCAAGGATGTGGTCTGCGCCGGCGTTGCCGCTGGCTCGGTTGCCGCGTGTAACTAA
- a CDS encoding FAD-binding protein, which yields MRTIDANMADRPQNWAGNIVFSTGHVERPASVEELQDVLHRADKARVLGSGHSFNPIADTDGVLISLAALTGIRKIDHAARTVTIEGGTTYAQLLPALHAAGYALENLASLPHITVAGAVSTATHGSGNGNSNLAAAVAGLELVTANGEIIRRQRGDADFDGMAVSLGALGVVSALTLDVVPAFDIRQTVYLDLPLETLLANFDAVTGAAYSVSLFTRWQGDHIDQVWVKALATAGEPSETLFGAPAADAPRHPLPGMDPGNCTPQMGVAGPWHERLLHFPIGFLASAGAELQSEHFVSRTVATQAIQALRAVQARFAPALFASEIRTIASDTLWLSTAQGQDAVGFHFTWKPEWERTLDAVRCVEEALAPFAPRPHWAKVFTLPADMVRARYPRLPDFVALANRLDPGGKFRNRFVDDLLFG from the coding sequence ATGAGGACGATTGACGCGAACATGGCCGATCGACCGCAGAACTGGGCCGGCAACATCGTCTTCAGCACGGGACACGTCGAGCGCCCGGCCAGCGTCGAGGAGTTGCAGGACGTCCTGCACCGCGCGGACAAGGCCAGGGTGCTCGGCTCCGGACATTCATTCAACCCCATCGCCGACACCGATGGCGTGTTGATCTCGCTGGCCGCGCTCACCGGCATTCGCAAGATCGACCATGCCGCCCGCACCGTAACCATCGAGGGCGGCACGACCTATGCCCAACTCCTGCCCGCGCTGCACGCGGCCGGCTACGCGCTGGAGAACCTGGCATCGCTGCCGCATATAACCGTGGCCGGCGCCGTAAGCACGGCGACACACGGCTCCGGCAATGGCAACAGCAACCTCGCTGCCGCCGTCGCCGGGCTGGAACTCGTCACGGCCAATGGCGAGATCATCCGCCGGCAGCGCGGCGACGCCGATTTCGATGGCATGGCGGTAAGTCTCGGCGCCCTGGGCGTAGTCAGTGCGCTGACGCTCGATGTCGTTCCGGCCTTCGATATCCGCCAGACGGTTTATCTCGACTTGCCGCTCGAAACCCTGCTGGCCAATTTCGATGCCGTTACCGGCGCCGCCTATAGTGTGAGCCTGTTCACCCGTTGGCAGGGTGATCACATCGATCAGGTCTGGGTCAAGGCGCTGGCGACGGCTGGCGAGCCTTCTGAAACGCTGTTCGGCGCGCCCGCTGCCGATGCCCCTAGACACCCGCTCCCCGGCATGGATCCTGGCAATTGCACACCACAGATGGGCGTGGCCGGCCCCTGGCATGAACGCCTGCTTCACTTTCCAATCGGCTTTCTTGCCTCGGCCGGCGCCGAACTGCAGTCGGAGCATTTCGTTTCCCGGACGGTCGCCACCCAGGCGATCCAGGCCTTGCGCGCGGTTCAGGCACGTTTTGCGCCCGCCCTGTTTGCCTCTGAAATCCGCACCATAGCCAGCGACACGCTATGGCTGAGCACGGCACAGGGTCAGGACGCCGTCGGCTTTCATTTCACCTGGAAGCCGGAATGGGAGCGCACCCTTGACGCCGTGCGCTGCGTGGAAGAGGCCCTGGCGCCATTCGCACCGCGACCACATTGGGCCAAAGTGTTCACCCTGCCCGCCGATATGGTCCGAGCCCGCTACCCGCGATTGCCGGATTTCGTGGCACTGGCCAATCGGCTCGACCCTGGCGGCAAGTTCCGCAACCGCTTCGTTGACGACCTGCTTTTCGGCTGA
- a CDS encoding polysaccharide deacetylase family protein gives MPQRIFSGGHLAGRTLAVASTADIVLRPGEVVLTFDDGPRAGKTPSILATLDDFGVKATFLMLGSAAQANPGLAQQVASSGHTVGSHTFSHVDLGNLSRQAALDEIAKGERAVRLALAGGGQTLSPFFRFPYLSQTGFLRTNLIQGSMVVLDVDIDSKDYYKDSPATIVSRTMDRLEARGSGIILFHDIHQRTVDTLPLFLAQLEEKGYTVVRLVPKDNGVFGRDLITADGPLLRGTL, from the coding sequence ATGCCGCAGCGCATTTTTTCCGGCGGACACCTGGCCGGGCGCACCCTCGCCGTCGCCTCAACGGCGGACATCGTGCTGCGACCGGGTGAAGTCGTCCTGACATTCGACGACGGCCCGCGCGCGGGCAAGACACCTTCCATTCTGGCCACGCTCGACGATTTTGGGGTCAAGGCAACGTTCCTGATGCTGGGCTCGGCAGCGCAGGCCAATCCCGGGCTGGCCCAGCAGGTCGCATCCAGCGGCCATACCGTGGGCAGCCACACCTTCAGCCATGTCGACCTCGGCAATCTCAGCCGGCAGGCGGCGCTGGATGAAATTGCCAAGGGCGAGCGTGCGGTGCGGCTGGCGTTGGCAGGCGGCGGCCAGACGCTCTCGCCCTTCTTCCGCTTTCCCTACCTGTCGCAAACGGGGTTCCTGCGCACCAACCTGATCCAGGGCAGCATGGTGGTGCTCGACGTCGATATCGACAGCAAGGACTACTACAAGGACAGCCCGGCAACGATCGTGTCGCGCACGATGGACCGCCTGGAGGCGCGCGGCAGCGGTATCATCCTGTTCCACGATATCCATCAGCGCACGGTCGACACGTTGCCGCTGTTCCTGGCGCAACTGGAAGAGAAGGGCTACACGGTGGTGCGGCTCGTGCCCAAGGACAACGGCGTCTTCGGCCGTGACCTGATTACGGCCGATGGACCATTGCTGCGCGGCACGCTTTAG
- a CDS encoding amino acid ABC transporter ATP-binding protein has protein sequence MIALENIHKSFADNHVLKGVSLVVPEGGVTALIGASGSGKSTLLRCVNLLEKPQSGRIRIDDASAEFSPGTQISRDAVLALRRKTGMIFQNFQLFPHLTAVENVMEGLVTVLKWPRDRARQRALELLATVGMSAKADAWPANLSGGQQQRVAIARALAPSPKVLLCDEPTSALDPQLATEVVEVLAQLARDGTTMLMATHDLRLAATIASNVVYLDAGEIVEAGPARQVFAAPMQDRTKRFISTLTAHAAAPVP, from the coding sequence ATGATTGCACTCGAAAATATCCACAAAAGCTTTGCCGACAACCATGTGCTCAAGGGCGTAAGCCTGGTCGTGCCCGAGGGCGGCGTCACCGCATTGATCGGCGCCTCCGGCAGCGGTAAGAGCACGCTGCTGCGCTGCGTCAACTTGCTTGAAAAGCCTCAATCGGGGCGCATCCGCATCGACGATGCCAGCGCCGAATTCAGCCCGGGTACCCAGATCAGTCGCGATGCCGTGCTGGCCCTGCGCCGCAAGACCGGCATGATCTTCCAGAATTTCCAGCTCTTTCCCCACCTGACGGCGGTGGAGAATGTCATGGAGGGCCTCGTCACCGTGCTTAAATGGCCGCGCGACAGGGCGCGCCAGCGGGCGCTCGAACTGCTCGCGACCGTGGGCATGAGCGCCAAGGCGGATGCCTGGCCTGCCAACCTGTCGGGCGGCCAGCAGCAACGCGTCGCCATTGCCCGGGCCCTTGCACCCTCGCCGAAGGTCCTGCTCTGCGACGAGCCGACCTCGGCGCTCGATCCACAACTGGCCACCGAGGTCGTCGAGGTCCTGGCCCAGCTTGCCCGCGACGGCACCACCATGCTGATGGCAACCCACGACCTGCGTCTCGCCGCGACCATTGCCAGCAACGTGGTCTATCTGGACGCGGGCGAGATCGTCGAAGCCGGTCCGGCCCGGCAGGTATTCGCTGCCCCAATGCAGGACCGGACCAAGCGCTTCATCTCGACCCTGACGGCCCATGCAGCGGCGCCCGTGCCCTAA
- a CDS encoding sugar ABC transporter permease — MPTNIHPSRFVQNPLQRFLMATELDTRLLGMIGALAIIWIGFNIFSGGLFLTPRNLWNLSVQTASVAVMVTGMVLIIVTRNIDLSVGSILGLVGMVMGVMQTDILPSQLGLGLGNPLIWVLSLVAGLVVGVGIGALQGTIIAYLRVPAFIVTLGGYLVWRGAAWWVTMGRTVAPMDPTFQLMGGGPAGSIGQLWSWVVAVLACAAILIGLYWGRRQRRRFNFPLRPVWAEAALGAIGCGLAIGAVWVANAYPWPRRIAENYAEANGIAVPEGGLFISHGIAVPVLIALGVGVVMTFIATRTRFGRYVFAMGGNPEAAELAGINTRWVTVKIFMLMGALCAIAAAISTARLNAATNALGTLDELYVIAAAVIGGTSLAGGVGTIAGALLGALVMQSLQSGMVLMGLDSPLQSIVVGAVLVFAVWLDTLYRRNKH; from the coding sequence ATTCCGACCAACATCCATCCGAGCCGGTTCGTGCAGAACCCGCTGCAGCGCTTCCTGATGGCGACCGAACTCGACACGCGCCTCCTGGGCATGATCGGCGCCTTGGCAATCATCTGGATCGGCTTCAATATCTTTTCGGGCGGCCTGTTCCTGACGCCCCGCAACCTTTGGAACCTTTCCGTCCAGACTGCCTCGGTGGCCGTGATGGTCACCGGCATGGTGCTGATCATCGTCACCCGCAATATCGACCTGTCGGTCGGCTCCATCCTGGGCCTGGTCGGCATGGTGATGGGCGTGATGCAGACCGATATCCTGCCGTCGCAACTGGGCCTGGGGCTTGGCAATCCGCTGATCTGGGTGCTGTCGCTGGTGGCTGGCCTTGTCGTGGGCGTCGGCATTGGGGCATTGCAGGGGACGATCATCGCCTATCTGCGAGTCCCGGCTTTCATCGTCACGCTGGGCGGATACCTGGTGTGGCGCGGGGCCGCCTGGTGGGTCACCATGGGGCGCACCGTGGCGCCAATGGACCCGACATTCCAGCTCATGGGCGGCGGTCCGGCCGGTTCGATCGGCCAGTTGTGGAGCTGGGTGGTGGCCGTGCTTGCCTGCGCAGCGATCCTGATCGGACTGTATTGGGGCCGTCGGCAGCGTCGCCGCTTCAATTTCCCGCTGCGCCCGGTCTGGGCGGAGGCAGCGCTGGGGGCCATCGGCTGCGGCCTTGCCATCGGGGCGGTCTGGGTGGCCAATGCCTATCCCTGGCCTCGCCGGATTGCCGAGAACTATGCCGAGGCCAATGGCATCGCCGTGCCGGAAGGTGGCCTCTTCATCTCGCATGGCATTGCCGTGCCGGTGCTGATTGCGCTGGGCGTCGGCGTCGTCATGACATTCATTGCCACCCGGACCCGCTTCGGGCGCTATGTATTCGCCATGGGCGGCAACCCTGAAGCCGCCGAACTCGCCGGCATCAATACGCGCTGGGTCACGGTCAAGATCTTCATGCTGATGGGCGCCCTCTGCGCCATCGCGGCCGCCATTTCGACCGCCCGGCTCAACGCGGCAACCAATGCGCTGGGCACGCTGGACGAGCTCTATGTCATCGCCGCGGCGGTGATCGGCGGCACGTCGCTGGCCGGCGGCGTCGGCACCATTGCCGGTGCGCTACTGGGTGCGCTGGTCATGCAGTCGCTGCAGTCGGGCATGGTGCTGATGGGCCTCGACAGCCCGCTGCAGTCCATCGTGGTCGGCGCGGTTCTCGTTTTTGCGGTGTGGCTCGACACGCTCTACCGCCGTAACAAACACTAG
- a CDS encoding ATP-binding cassette domain-containing protein, producing the protein MLDTRTPLVEMNDISISFGGIRAVDRASIDLFPGEVVGLLGHNGAGKSTLIKILSGAYKRDAGSIRINGEDAAINNPRDAKAYGIETIYQQLAVADNVDAAANLFLGREITTPIGTLDDAAMESKAREVMGRLNPNFRRFKEPVKALSGGQRQSVAIARAILFNARILIMDEPTAALGPQETAQVGDLIKQLKSDGIGIFLISHDIHDVFDLADRVVVMKNGQVVGSARTADVTKDEVLGMIILGKVPAGATPGPGAIAG; encoded by the coding sequence ATGCTGGACACCAGAACGCCTCTCGTCGAGATGAACGACATCTCGATCTCCTTCGGCGGTATCCGCGCGGTGGATCGCGCCTCGATCGATCTATTCCCCGGCGAAGTCGTGGGCCTGCTCGGCCACAATGGTGCGGGCAAGTCGACGCTGATCAAGATCCTGTCGGGTGCCTATAAGCGCGATGCCGGTTCGATCCGCATCAATGGCGAAGATGCGGCCATCAACAATCCGCGCGACGCCAAGGCCTATGGCATCGAGACGATCTACCAGCAGCTGGCCGTGGCCGACAATGTCGACGCCGCTGCCAATCTGTTCCTGGGTCGCGAGATCACGACGCCGATCGGCACGCTGGACGATGCAGCAATGGAGTCGAAGGCCCGCGAAGTGATGGGCCGGCTCAACCCGAACTTCCGCCGCTTCAAGGAGCCGGTGAAGGCCCTGTCGGGCGGCCAGCGCCAGTCGGTGGCCATTGCCCGCGCCATCCTGTTCAATGCCCGCATCCTGATCATGGACGAGCCCACCGCGGCGCTCGGCCCGCAGGAAACGGCGCAGGTGGGCGATCTCATCAAGCAGCTCAAGTCCGATGGGATCGGCATTTTCCTGATCAGCCACGACATCCATGACGTCTTCGACCTTGCCGACCGCGTGGTGGTCATGAAGAACGGCCAGGTGGTGGGCAGCGCGCGCACCGCGGACGTCACCAAGGACGAAGTGCTGGGCATGATCATCCTGGGCAAGGTGCCCGCGGGTGCGACGCCCGGCCCGGGCGCCATAGCCGGGTAG
- a CDS encoding S-(hydroxymethyl)glutathione dehydrogenase/class III alcohol dehydrogenase gives MKTRAAVAFQSGKPLEIVEVDLDGPKAGEVMIEIKATGICHTDDFTLSGADPEGLFPAILGHEGAGVVVDVGPGVTSLRKGDHVIPLYTPECRECYSCRSGKTNLCTAIRATQGQGLMPDGTSRFSFEGKPIHHYMGCSTFSNFTVLPEIAVAKIDAAAAFDKVCYVGCGVTTGIGAVINTAKVEVGATAVVFGLGGIGLNVIQGLRLAGADMIIGVDINNAKKEWGERFGMTHFVNPTEIEGDVVPYLVNLTKRRGDLIGGADYTFDCTGNTQVMRQALECSHRGWGKSVVIGVAGAGKEISTRPFQLVTGRTWMGTAFGGAKGRTDVPKIVDWYLDGKIEIDPMITHTLRLEEINKGFDMMHSGESIRSVVVY, from the coding sequence ATGAAGACCCGCGCCGCCGTAGCTTTCCAATCCGGCAAGCCGCTCGAGATCGTCGAGGTGGACCTCGATGGTCCCAAGGCGGGCGAGGTGATGATCGAGATCAAGGCGACGGGCATCTGCCACACCGACGACTTTACCCTGTCGGGCGCCGATCCCGAGGGGCTGTTTCCGGCGATCCTGGGTCATGAGGGCGCGGGCGTGGTGGTCGATGTGGGGCCCGGGGTGACCAGCCTAAGGAAGGGCGACCACGTCATTCCGCTCTACACGCCCGAATGCCGCGAATGCTATTCCTGCCGCTCTGGCAAGACCAATCTCTGCACGGCCATCCGGGCCACGCAGGGGCAGGGGCTGATGCCCGATGGCACGTCGCGCTTCTCGTTCGAAGGCAAGCCGATTCACCACTATATGGGCTGCTCGACCTTTTCGAATTTCACCGTGCTGCCCGAGATCGCGGTTGCCAAGATCGATGCCGCGGCAGCCTTCGACAAGGTCTGCTATGTCGGCTGCGGCGTCACCACCGGCATTGGTGCGGTGATCAATACCGCTAAGGTCGAGGTCGGGGCCACGGCCGTAGTGTTCGGCCTGGGCGGCATCGGGCTAAACGTGATCCAGGGCCTGCGGCTGGCCGGCGCCGACATGATCATCGGCGTCGACATCAACAATGCCAAGAAGGAGTGGGGCGAGCGTTTCGGAATGACGCATTTCGTCAATCCGACCGAGATCGAGGGCGATGTCGTGCCGTATCTGGTCAACCTCACCAAGCGGCGGGGCGACCTGATCGGCGGGGCCGACTACACGTTCGACTGCACCGGTAACACGCAGGTTATGCGTCAGGCGCTCGAATGCAGCCATCGCGGCTGGGGCAAGTCGGTAGTGATCGGCGTCGCCGGCGCGGGCAAGGAAATCTCGACCCGCCCGTTCCAACTCGTTACCGGCCGCACCTGGATGGGCACGGCGTTCGGTGGCGCCAAGGGGCGCACCGATGTGCCCAAGATCGTCGACTGGTATCTCGACGGCAAGATCGAGATCGACCCGATGATTACCCATACGCTGCGCCTCGAGGAGATCAACAAGGGCTTCGACATGATGCATTCGGGCGAAAGTATCCGCAGCGTGGTGGTGTACTGA
- a CDS encoding DUF1345 domain-containing protein — MATGRNRTKKQPGRREAIALRIAAMRLPRHGTFFIGLAGGVLAFLIALWWWPAFAAPIGAIATFVIYLGLVGLMLPVLTPGFLRARADRADTPTVLIFATVVAIVGVCCVSLFMALNGRDEGPLLNELVLSVASVLLGWFTIQTMAALHYAYEYYETEGGAISGGLDFPEGDNPDGLAFIYFAYVIGTAFAVSDIRVTSGKMRKIVLLHSTFAYFFNTLIVAGTVNVVVAVGGA, encoded by the coding sequence ATGGCGACAGGACGCAACCGGACGAAGAAACAACCCGGGCGGCGCGAAGCCATCGCGCTGCGCATCGCCGCGATGCGGTTGCCGCGGCACGGCACGTTCTTTATCGGGCTTGCCGGCGGGGTGTTGGCCTTTCTCATCGCGCTGTGGTGGTGGCCGGCCTTTGCCGCGCCGATCGGGGCCATTGCCACCTTTGTCATCTATCTCGGGCTGGTGGGTCTGATGCTGCCGGTGCTCACTCCTGGGTTCCTGCGCGCCCGCGCCGATCGGGCAGATACGCCCACGGTTCTGATTTTCGCTACGGTGGTCGCCATCGTCGGCGTCTGCTGCGTGAGCCTGTTCATGGCGCTCAATGGCAGGGACGAGGGGCCGCTGCTCAACGAGTTGGTGTTGAGTGTCGCTTCGGTGCTGCTGGGCTGGTTCACGATCCAGACCATGGCCGCGCTGCACTATGCCTACGAGTATTACGAGACCGAGGGAGGCGCGATTTCAGGCGGCCTAGACTTTCCCGAGGGCGACAATCCGGACGGGCTGGCCTTTATCTATTTCGCCTATGTGATCGGTACTGCCTTTGCGGTTTCGGACATCCGTGTCACGTCGGGCAAGATGCGCAAGATCGTACTGCTGCATTCCACCTTCGCCTATTTCTTCAATACGCTGATTGTCGCTGGTACGGTCAATGTCGTGGTCGCGGTGGGCGGCGCGTAG
- a CDS encoding YaiI/YqxD family protein: MPDPTIFVDADACPVKEEAMRVAERLGLVVMLVSNGGIRPSRDPMIRVVVVPAGADAADDWIVENAVANDIVLTADIPLASRAIDKGCHVLGFTGKPFTPASIGMALAMRDLKQHLRETGEIKGYNAGFRPADRSAFLSALDTLGRRAKSLASK, translated from the coding sequence ATGCCTGATCCCACCATTTTCGTCGATGCCGATGCCTGTCCGGTCAAGGAAGAGGCGATGCGGGTGGCCGAGCGACTGGGGCTGGTGGTGATGCTGGTGAGCAATGGCGGCATCAGGCCATCGCGCGACCCGATGATCAGGGTGGTGGTGGTGCCGGCGGGAGCCGACGCAGCCGATGACTGGATCGTCGAAAATGCCGTGGCCAACGACATCGTGCTGACCGCAGACATCCCGCTGGCCAGCCGCGCCATCGACAAGGGTTGCCACGTGCTGGGTTTTACCGGCAAGCCGTTCACGCCCGCATCCATTGGCATGGCGCTGGCAATGCGCGACCTCAAGCAGCATCTGCGGGAGACCGGCGAGATCAAGGGCTACAATGCCGGCTTCCGGCCGGCGGATCGCTCAGCTTTCCTCAGCGCGCTCGACACGCTGGGGCGTAGGGCTAAATCATTGGCGAGTAAGTAG
- a CDS encoding amino acid ABC transporter permease, with protein MPPWLSLMIDSLPSLLWACLVFTVPLTLLSFVLGLAVGFIAAITRLFAPAPIAAIVRFYVWIIRGTPLLVQLFLIFYGLPSVGIVLDAFPAALIGFTLNVGAYTSEIIRAVLVSVPKGQWEAAYSIGMTWAQAMRRTILPQATRVAVPPLSNTFISLVKDTSLAAAITVPELFRAGQRIVATTYEPLILYVEVALIYLVVSSVLSSLQARVEKRFSRYGGFIEAGS; from the coding sequence ATGCCGCCCTGGCTGTCCCTGATGATCGACTCGCTGCCCTCCCTGTTGTGGGCCTGCCTTGTCTTCACGGTACCGCTCACGCTTCTGTCCTTCGTCCTTGGCCTCGCCGTGGGCTTCATCGCGGCCATTACACGGCTCTTCGCACCGGCGCCCATCGCAGCCATCGTGCGCTTCTATGTCTGGATCATCCGCGGCACGCCGCTGCTGGTACAGCTGTTCCTGATCTTTTATGGACTGCCCAGCGTCGGCATCGTGCTCGACGCGTTTCCGGCCGCGTTGATCGGCTTCACGCTCAATGTCGGCGCCTACACCTCCGAGATCATCCGCGCCGTGCTGGTCTCCGTTCCCAAGGGACAATGGGAGGCTGCCTATTCCATCGGCATGACCTGGGCCCAGGCCATGCGTCGCACCATCCTGCCGCAGGCGACCCGGGTCGCCGTGCCGCCGCTGTCTAATACCTTCATCTCACTGGTCAAGGACACCTCTCTTGCCGCCGCGATCACGGTGCCAGAGCTGTTCCGCGCCGGGCAGCGCATCGTCGCCACCACCTATGAACCGCTGATCCTCTATGTCGAGGTAGCCCTGATCTACCTGGTGGTGAGCTCGGTTCTCTCGAGCCTGCAGGCCCGCGTCGAGAAGCGTTTTTCGCGCTACGGCGGCTTCATCGAGGCCGGATCATGA